A single genomic interval of Caballeronia sp. NK8 harbors:
- a CDS encoding NAD-dependent succinate-semialdehyde dehydrogenase, with translation MELQCPSLFEQSAYIGGVWVDNTSLPRVPVANPANGEIIGSVPQVTAEQVGEAVECANAALQDWRSWSSRERASVLREWGRLVELHRDDLAIILCSEQGKPLHEARSEITQAANYLDWFAEEARRIYGDNIPAPRRNQRIRVLHQPIGVCGAITSWTFPSSMVARRVGAALAAGCTVIHHPDPQTPFSALALCVLGENAGLPRGVLSVLTGEGEPIRSTLLANRDVRKVSFTGSIDEGKRLMTLCAPTVKKMSLELGANCPFIVFGDADIDLAVKGALDARFRHSGQAAMCANRFFVHEDVYETFVAKLVSKVALLKVSNGLDEGAQIGPLIGETAVTRVESLIDEAVKLGATIAAGGSRLAPGSNFFRPTVLTGVDPSMSVCGDEVLGPIASVLRFRDEDDVITLANDTRTGLAAYFYTADISRAFRVMEALECGVVGVNDSLVFNEVAPFGGIKESGMGREGASSGVEEYLESKYVCFGNLER, from the coding sequence ATGGAACTGCAGTGCCCGAGTCTTTTCGAGCAATCGGCGTATATCGGCGGTGTGTGGGTCGACAACACGTCGCTGCCGCGCGTGCCGGTCGCCAATCCGGCGAATGGCGAGATCATCGGCAGCGTGCCGCAGGTCACGGCGGAGCAGGTGGGCGAAGCTGTCGAATGCGCGAACGCCGCCTTGCAGGACTGGCGCAGCTGGAGCAGCCGTGAGCGGGCGTCGGTGCTGCGAGAGTGGGGGCGCCTCGTCGAGCTTCATCGCGACGATCTCGCCATCATTCTGTGCAGCGAGCAGGGCAAGCCGCTGCACGAGGCGCGCTCGGAAATCACGCAGGCGGCGAATTATCTCGACTGGTTCGCGGAAGAAGCGCGCCGCATTTACGGCGACAACATTCCTGCGCCGCGGCGCAATCAGCGCATCCGCGTGCTGCATCAGCCGATCGGCGTGTGCGGCGCGATCACGTCATGGACGTTTCCCTCCTCGATGGTCGCGCGACGCGTCGGCGCCGCGCTCGCGGCGGGCTGCACGGTCATTCATCATCCCGATCCGCAGACTCCTTTCTCGGCGCTCGCGCTTTGCGTGCTCGGCGAAAACGCCGGCTTGCCGCGCGGCGTGCTGTCCGTGCTGACGGGCGAGGGCGAGCCGATCAGAAGCACGCTGCTCGCGAATCGCGACGTGCGCAAGGTGTCGTTCACCGGTTCCATCGACGAAGGCAAGCGGCTGATGACCTTGTGCGCGCCCACGGTCAAGAAGATGTCGCTGGAGCTGGGCGCGAACTGTCCTTTCATCGTGTTTGGCGATGCGGACATCGACCTTGCCGTCAAAGGCGCGCTCGATGCGCGTTTCCGTCATTCGGGTCAGGCCGCGATGTGCGCCAACCGTTTCTTCGTGCATGAAGACGTGTACGAAACCTTTGTCGCGAAGCTCGTTTCGAAGGTCGCGTTGCTCAAGGTGAGCAATGGCCTGGACGAAGGCGCGCAGATCGGTCCGCTGATCGGCGAGACGGCGGTGACGCGCGTCGAAAGTCTCATCGACGAAGCCGTGAAGCTGGGCGCGACGATCGCGGCGGGCGGCTCGCGCCTCGCGCCCGGCTCGAACTTTTTCAGGCCGACGGTGCTGACCGGCGTCGATCCGTCGATGAGCGTGTGCGGCGACGAAGTGCTCGGGCCGATTGCGAGCGTGCTGCGCTTCAGGGACGAAGACGATGTGATCACGCTTGCGAACGATACGCGCACCGGGCTCGCGGCGTATTTCTACACCGCGGATATCAGCCGCGCGTTTCGCGTGATGGAGGCGCTGGAGTGCGGCGTCGTCGGCGTGAACGATAGCCTCGTGTTCAATGAGGTCGCGCCGTTCGGCGGCATCAAGGAATCGGGGATGGGGCGTGAGGGGGCGTCGTCGGGGGTCGAGGAGTATCTGGAATCGAAGTATGTGTGTTTTGGGAATCTGGAGAGGTAG
- a CDS encoding branched-chain amino acid ABC transporter substrate-binding protein, with product MNRRLMLSSLAAGVLAAYMPMSWAADPEVVKIAFVGPLTGPVARVGKDLQYGAQLAIDEENAKHPTIGGKPVKFELDVYDDQADPRVAIQVAQKAVDSGIVGVIGHYNSGCSIPASTVYHQANVAMITPGSTNPQLTKQGFKNVFRTMGHDGVGGVVAGRFVVEQMKPKRIGIIDDRTAFGQGLADSFEKGVKEANGRVVAREYTNDKAVDFRAILTTMKSQNVDLIFFGGLDEQGAMLVKQMRSLGMTTQLFGAGALKSNAFLQIAGNSGNGTQDLEPGPALDKLPSAQEFGKRYKARFNQDVELYAPFAYDAALAMIKAIHDANSLDRGKIVEALAKVNVTGVTGKISFDPYGDLIKPPYTLFQVEQGQWKSLKTVGGNGV from the coding sequence ATGAACCGCCGCTTAATGCTTTCGAGTCTTGCCGCAGGCGTGCTTGCCGCGTACATGCCGATGTCGTGGGCCGCCGATCCCGAAGTCGTGAAGATCGCTTTCGTCGGGCCGTTGACGGGTCCGGTCGCGCGCGTCGGCAAGGATTTGCAGTATGGCGCGCAACTCGCCATCGATGAAGAGAACGCGAAGCATCCGACTATCGGCGGCAAGCCCGTCAAGTTCGAGTTGGACGTCTACGACGATCAAGCCGACCCGCGCGTTGCGATTCAGGTCGCGCAAAAGGCGGTGGATAGCGGCATCGTCGGCGTGATCGGGCATTACAACTCCGGTTGCAGCATTCCGGCGTCGACGGTGTATCACCAGGCGAATGTCGCGATGATCACGCCTGGCTCGACCAACCCGCAACTCACGAAGCAGGGCTTCAAGAACGTGTTCCGCACGATGGGTCACGACGGCGTGGGCGGCGTGGTGGCGGGCCGCTTCGTCGTCGAGCAGATGAAGCCGAAGCGCATCGGCATCATCGACGATCGCACGGCGTTCGGCCAGGGTCTCGCCGATTCGTTCGAGAAGGGCGTTAAGGAGGCGAACGGCAGGGTCGTCGCGCGTGAATACACCAACGACAAGGCCGTCGACTTCCGCGCGATTCTCACGACGATGAAGAGCCAGAACGTCGATCTGATCTTCTTCGGCGGGCTCGACGAACAGGGCGCGATGCTCGTCAAGCAGATGCGCTCGCTCGGCATGACGACGCAACTCTTCGGCGCGGGCGCGTTGAAGAGCAATGCGTTCCTGCAGATCGCAGGCAACTCCGGAAACGGCACGCAGGATCTCGAACCCGGGCCCGCACTCGACAAGCTGCCGTCCGCGCAGGAGTTCGGCAAGCGCTACAAGGCGCGCTTCAATCAGGATGTCGAACTGTATGCGCCTTTCGCCTACGACGCCGCGCTCGCGATGATCAAGGCCATTCACGATGCAAACTCGCTCGATCGCGGCAAGATCGTCGAAGCGCTCGCGAAGGTCAACGTGACCGGCGTGACCGGCAAGATATCGTTCGACCCGTATGGCGATCTCATCAAGCCGCCCTATACGCTCTTTCAGGTCGAACAGGGGCAGTGGAAGAGTTTGAAAACGGTCGGCGGGAACGGCGTATGA
- the eutC gene encoding ethanolamine ammonia-lyase subunit EutC, which produces MSVSANPWDALRRFTDARIALGRAGSSLPTAPLLAFNLAHAQARDAVHRPLDVDALRSALLQKGFDTATVESAAPSRDVYLRRPDLGRRLSDASAARLESHTKHPDLVFVVADGLSSSAASTHAIPLIEKTMARLEGWRIGPVVIATQARVALGDCIGSILKPRIVAVLIGERPGLSSPASLGVYVTYDPMQGRSDAERNCISNVRPEGLAYDAAAFKLAWLLNEARLRKLTGVALKDDSAASLPGCTIDRLSR; this is translated from the coding sequence ATGAGCGTAAGCGCCAATCCATGGGACGCGCTGCGGCGTTTCACCGATGCCCGCATCGCGCTGGGCCGCGCGGGCAGCAGTCTGCCGACCGCGCCGCTGCTTGCGTTCAATCTCGCGCATGCGCAGGCGCGCGATGCGGTGCATCGGCCGCTCGATGTCGACGCGTTGCGAAGCGCGTTGCTACAGAAGGGATTCGACACCGCCACGGTCGAAAGTGCGGCGCCCTCGCGCGATGTGTATTTGCGCCGTCCCGATCTCGGGCGGCGCCTGAGCGACGCAAGTGCGGCGCGTCTCGAATCCCACACGAAGCACCCAGACCTCGTGTTCGTCGTCGCTGACGGACTGTCGTCCAGCGCTGCGTCGACGCACGCGATACCGCTCATCGAGAAGACGATGGCGCGGCTCGAAGGATGGCGCATCGGTCCCGTCGTCATCGCGACACAGGCGCGCGTGGCGCTCGGCGATTGCATCGGATCGATTTTGAAGCCGCGCATCGTTGCCGTGCTGATCGGCGAGCGGCCGGGGCTGAGTTCGCCCGCGAGCCTCGGCGTCTATGTCACCTACGATCCCATGCAGGGCCGCAGCGATGCAGAGCGCAATTGCATCTCCAACGTGCGCCCTGAAGGACTTGCTTACGACGCGGCCGCGTTCAAGCTCGCCTGGCTGTTGAACGAGGCGCGTCTGCGCAAGCTGACCGGCGTCGCTCTCAAGGACGATAGCGCCGCGAGCTTGCCCGGATGCACGATCGATCGGCTCTCGCGCTGA
- a CDS encoding DUF485 domain-containing protein gives MDLKIVEKIKSSAAYGELVRKRSKLGWTLTALVLIVYYGYVLLIAFNKELLSAKMGAGVMTWGMPIGLFVIVFTVVITGLYVRHANSTYDDLTDKIKREAA, from the coding sequence ATGGACCTCAAGATCGTAGAAAAAATCAAATCCAGCGCCGCGTACGGCGAACTGGTGCGAAAGCGCTCGAAGCTCGGCTGGACGCTCACCGCGCTCGTGCTGATCGTGTATTACGGCTACGTGCTGCTGATCGCGTTCAACAAGGAACTGCTCTCCGCGAAGATGGGCGCGGGCGTGATGACCTGGGGCATGCCGATCGGCCTGTTCGTGATCGTCTTCACGGTCGTCATCACGGGCCTCTACGTACGCCACGCCAACAGCACGTACGACGATCTCACCGACAAGATCAAGCGGGAGGCCGCATGA
- a CDS encoding FAD-binding oxidoreductase, with product MSKVAIIGAGFIGMASAAWLMRDGHDVTLFDPAGVAQGASFGNAGTFAPYGCVPVNNPSVFRDIPRFLLSNDSPFRLRWGYLPQLAPWLARFLLSSRRANYEASARALAALLSRAQEGYAPLLDEDGLTRFVMPRECLYLYSSAASFDASRASLALRESLGVGFDVLDSGAIRELEPQLAPIFARGVLFRDSWHFTDPAGFLQALFERLAARGAQLERVKVDAIEPNGQGVSLRVNGDARRFDHVVIATGARSREFAHQCGDHVPLDTERGYHVRYASASGLISRPCGWAERGFYMTPMSDGIRVAGTVELAGFTEQRNRALLDLVTVSSKRALPALGAPDREWLGFRPTLPDGVPVLGASKASERVIYAFGHQHLGLTLAGVSGRIVADLIARRAPPLDLASYRASRFH from the coding sequence ATGTCGAAGGTGGCGATCATCGGCGCGGGGTTCATCGGCATGGCTAGCGCTGCGTGGCTCATGCGCGACGGACATGACGTCACGCTGTTCGATCCGGCGGGCGTCGCGCAGGGCGCGTCGTTCGGCAACGCGGGCACCTTCGCGCCTTACGGATGCGTGCCGGTGAACAATCCGTCCGTGTTCCGCGATATCCCGCGCTTTCTGCTCTCGAACGACAGCCCGTTCAGATTGCGCTGGGGTTATCTTCCGCAACTCGCGCCGTGGCTCGCGCGCTTTCTGTTGAGCTCGCGGCGCGCGAATTACGAAGCGAGCGCGCGGGCGCTGGCGGCCTTGCTCTCTCGCGCGCAGGAAGGCTATGCGCCCTTGCTCGACGAAGACGGCCTCACGCGTTTCGTGATGCCGCGCGAGTGTCTGTATCTGTATTCGAGCGCTGCTTCGTTCGATGCATCGCGCGCTTCGCTCGCCCTGCGCGAAAGCCTCGGCGTGGGTTTCGATGTGCTCGACAGCGGTGCGATCCGCGAACTCGAACCGCAACTCGCGCCGATCTTCGCGCGCGGCGTGCTGTTTCGCGATAGCTGGCATTTCACTGATCCTGCCGGGTTTTTGCAGGCGTTGTTCGAACGTCTGGCCGCGCGCGGCGCGCAACTCGAGCGCGTGAAGGTGGACGCGATAGAACCGAATGGACAAGGCGTCTCATTGCGCGTGAACGGCGATGCGCGCCGTTTCGATCATGTCGTCATCGCGACCGGCGCGCGCTCGCGCGAGTTCGCGCATCAATGCGGCGATCACGTTCCGCTCGACACCGAGCGCGGCTATCACGTTCGCTATGCGTCGGCGTCGGGCCTGATCTCGCGGCCGTGCGGCTGGGCGGAACGCGGCTTCTACATGACACCGATGAGCGACGGCATTCGCGTCGCGGGCACGGTCGAGCTTGCGGGCTTCACCGAACAGCGCAATCGCGCGTTGCTCGATCTCGTGACCGTATCGTCGAAGCGCGCGTTGCCCGCGCTCGGCGCGCCGGATCGCGAATGGCTCGGCTTTCGTCCGACGCTGCCCGACGGCGTGCCGGTGCTCGGCGCATCGAAGGCGAGCGAGCGCGTGATTTACGCATTCGGGCATCAGCATCTGGGTTTGACGCTCGCGGGCGTGAGCGGACGCATCGTCGCCGATCTGATCGCGCGGCGCGCGCCGCCGCTCGATCTCGCGAGCTATCGCGCGTCGCGCTTTCACTGA
- a CDS encoding universal stress protein, protein MFKHLLVPTDGSPLSEAALRMAVGLAKENSARITGLYMVRPFHMTVYSAEMVGSDQADLQSVDRARAEQYLENMRSIATAAGVECDTEAPTGAHPYEAILDTAKARHCDLIVMASHGHGGIRGLLLGSETQKVLTHSHLPILVVRPPE, encoded by the coding sequence ATGTTCAAGCATCTGCTGGTTCCCACAGACGGCTCCCCGCTATCCGAAGCGGCATTGCGCATGGCGGTCGGACTGGCCAAGGAAAACAGCGCGCGCATCACGGGTCTTTATATGGTGCGGCCGTTTCATATGACCGTTTATAGCGCCGAAATGGTGGGCTCGGATCAGGCTGATCTTCAATCCGTCGACAGGGCGCGCGCCGAACAATATCTCGAGAACATGCGAAGCATCGCGACCGCGGCCGGCGTGGAATGCGACACCGAAGCGCCTACCGGCGCGCATCCCTACGAAGCGATCCTCGATACGGCGAAGGCGCGCCACTGCGACCTCATCGTGATGGCGTCGCATGGGCATGGCGGCATTCGCGGGCTATTGCTCGGCAGCGAAACGCAGAAGGTGCTGACGCACAGTCACTTGCCGATTCTGGTGGTGAGGCCGCCGGAGTGA
- a CDS encoding cation acetate symporter, with protein MKSPRFLAAGALFAASASAFAAGGDLGQAVKQATNWTAICMFIAFVIATLFITKWAAKKTRSAADFYTAGGGITGFQNGLAIAGDFMSAASFLGISAAVYSNGYDGLIYSIGFLVGWPIITFLMAERLRNLGRFTFADVAAYRFKQTPIRAFAASGTLVVVAFYLIAQMVGAGQLIKLLFGLEYWIAVVIVGALMMVYVLFGGMTATTWVQIIKACLLLAGASFMAFMVLWQFHFSPEALFAKAVEVHEKKESIMGPGNFIKDPISAISFGIALMFGTAGLPHILMRFFTVPNAKEARKSVFWATTWIGYFYILTFIIGFGAIVLVSTNPMFKDAGGKLLGGTNMAAVHLANAVGGNVFLGFISAVAFATILAVVAGLTLAGASAVSHDLYATVFKKGKASSKSELKVSRITTIVLGIVAVVLGIVFEKQNIAFMVSLAFAVAASANFPVLFMSVLWRGCTTRGAAIGGFLGLLSAVVMTVLSKAVWVDVFHYASAPFPYASPALFSMAIGFAGIWLFSVTDRSARARIDKAGFEAQTVRSETGIGAVEGASH; from the coding sequence ATGAAGTCGCCACGTTTCCTCGCGGCAGGCGCGCTCTTCGCCGCATCCGCCAGTGCCTTCGCCGCAGGCGGCGATCTCGGTCAGGCGGTCAAGCAGGCGACCAACTGGACGGCGATCTGCATGTTTATCGCGTTCGTGATCGCGACACTGTTCATCACCAAATGGGCCGCGAAGAAGACGCGCTCGGCGGCCGACTTCTACACGGCGGGCGGCGGCATCACCGGCTTCCAGAACGGTCTCGCGATCGCGGGCGACTTCATGTCGGCGGCCTCGTTTCTCGGCATTTCGGCGGCGGTCTACAGCAACGGCTATGACGGCCTGATCTATTCGATCGGCTTTCTCGTCGGCTGGCCGATCATCACGTTCCTGATGGCGGAGCGCCTGCGCAATCTCGGCCGCTTCACCTTCGCCGATGTCGCCGCGTACCGCTTCAAGCAGACGCCCATTCGCGCGTTCGCGGCGTCGGGCACGCTCGTCGTCGTGGCGTTCTACCTGATCGCGCAGATGGTCGGCGCGGGACAGCTCATCAAACTGCTGTTCGGCCTCGAATACTGGATCGCGGTGGTGATCGTCGGCGCGCTGATGATGGTGTATGTGCTCTTCGGCGGCATGACCGCGACCACCTGGGTGCAGATCATCAAGGCCTGTCTGCTGCTCGCGGGCGCATCGTTCATGGCGTTCATGGTGCTGTGGCAGTTCCACTTCAGCCCCGAAGCGCTGTTCGCCAAGGCCGTCGAGGTACACGAGAAGAAAGAGTCGATCATGGGCCCGGGCAACTTCATCAAGGACCCGATCTCGGCGATTTCCTTCGGCATTGCGCTGATGTTCGGCACCGCCGGCCTGCCGCATATCCTGATGCGCTTCTTCACCGTGCCGAACGCGAAGGAAGCGCGCAAGTCGGTGTTCTGGGCGACGACGTGGATCGGTTACTTCTACATTCTCACCTTCATCATCGGCTTCGGTGCGATCGTGCTGGTGAGCACCAATCCGATGTTCAAGGATGCGGGCGGCAAGCTGCTCGGCGGCACGAACATGGCGGCGGTGCATCTGGCGAACGCGGTCGGCGGCAACGTGTTCCTCGGCTTCATCTCGGCCGTTGCCTTTGCAACCATTCTCGCGGTGGTCGCGGGCCTGACGCTCGCGGGTGCATCGGCGGTGTCGCATGATCTGTATGCGACCGTGTTCAAGAAGGGCAAGGCGTCGAGCAAGAGCGAACTGAAGGTGTCGCGTATCACGACGATCGTGCTCGGCATCGTCGCGGTCGTGCTCGGGATCGTGTTCGAGAAGCAGAACATCGCGTTCATGGTGTCGCTCGCGTTCGCGGTGGCGGCGTCGGCCAATTTCCCGGTGCTCTTCATGTCCGTGCTGTGGCGCGGCTGCACGACGCGCGGCGCGGCGATCGGCGGCTTCCTCGGACTGCTGTCGGCGGTCGTGATGACGGTGCTCTCGAAGGCCGTGTGGGTCGACGTGTTCCACTACGCGAGCGCGCCGTTCCCGTACGCATCGCCCGCCCTGTTTTCGATGGCGATCGGCTTCGCCGGCATCTGGCTGTTCTCGGTGACCGACCGCTCCGCGCGCGCACGCATCGACAAGGCCGGGTTCGAAGCGCAGACGGTGCGCTCGGAGACGGGCATCGGCGCGGTGGAAGGCGCGAGCCATTGA
- a CDS encoding ethanolamine ammonia-lyase subunit EutB → MSFSETVGVRTYRFDDLRTLLAKASPPRSGDELAGIAAATEEERAAAKLALSAVPLRAFIEDALIPYEDDEVTRLIIDGHSKDAFAAVSHLTVGEFREWLLADSTDTAALVAVSPGLTPEMVAAVSKLMRNQDLILAAKKRPVVTRFRNTVGLPGHMSVRLQPNHPTDDVQGIAASMIDGLMYGCGDAMIGINPASDSPQAIGKLLAMMDAFRERYDVPTQTCVLTHVTNTLAAIEQGAPVDLVFQSIAGTQKANASFGISLALLQEAYEAGLSLQRGTVGENLMYFETGQGSALSANAHYDVDQQTCEARAYAVARKFNPFLVNTVVGFIGPEYLYDGKQIIRAGLEDHFCAKLLGVPMGCDVCYTNHAQADQDDMDTLLTLLGAANVNFIMGVPGADDVMLNYQSTSFHDALCVREVLGLKRAPEFEAWLRAIQITNGRGMLQERTHWPALNDWMRA, encoded by the coding sequence ATGAGTTTCAGCGAAACCGTAGGCGTTCGCACGTATCGCTTCGACGATCTCAGGACGCTGCTGGCGAAAGCGAGTCCGCCACGTTCCGGCGATGAACTCGCGGGCATCGCCGCGGCGACCGAGGAAGAGCGCGCGGCGGCGAAGCTGGCCTTGTCGGCGGTGCCGCTGCGCGCGTTCATCGAAGACGCGCTGATTCCGTATGAAGACGACGAAGTGACGCGTCTCATCATCGACGGGCATTCAAAGGACGCGTTCGCCGCCGTGTCGCATCTCACGGTCGGCGAGTTCCGCGAATGGCTGCTGGCCGATTCGACCGATACCGCCGCGCTCGTGGCGGTGTCTCCGGGACTGACGCCGGAGATGGTCGCGGCCGTATCGAAGCTGATGCGCAATCAGGATCTCATTCTCGCCGCGAAGAAGCGGCCGGTCGTCACGCGCTTCCGGAACACGGTTGGCTTGCCCGGACACATGTCGGTGCGCCTGCAGCCGAATCACCCGACCGACGACGTGCAGGGCATCGCCGCATCGATGATCGACGGCCTCATGTACGGCTGTGGCGACGCGATGATCGGCATCAATCCCGCATCGGACTCGCCGCAGGCCATCGGCAAGCTGCTCGCGATGATGGACGCGTTCCGCGAACGCTACGATGTGCCGACGCAGACGTGCGTGCTGACACACGTGACCAACACGCTCGCGGCGATCGAACAGGGCGCGCCCGTCGATCTGGTGTTTCAGTCGATCGCGGGCACGCAGAAGGCGAATGCCTCGTTCGGTATATCGCTCGCGTTGTTGCAGGAGGCGTATGAAGCGGGACTGTCGTTGCAGCGCGGCACCGTCGGCGAGAATCTCATGTACTTCGAGACGGGGCAGGGCAGCGCGTTGTCGGCGAATGCCCACTACGACGTGGACCAGCAGACTTGCGAAGCGCGCGCGTATGCAGTGGCGCGCAAATTCAATCCGTTTCTCGTGAATACTGTGGTCGGCTTCATCGGCCCGGAATATCTCTACGATGGCAAGCAGATCATTCGCGCGGGTCTCGAAGATCATTTCTGCGCGAAGCTGCTCGGCGTGCCGATGGGTTGCGACGTCTGCTACACGAATCACGCGCAAGCCGATCAGGACGACATGGACACCCTGCTCACGCTGCTCGGGGCGGCGAACGTGAATTTCATCATGGGCGTGCCCGGCGCCGACGATGTGATGCTGAACTATCAGAGCACGTCGTTTCATGACGCGCTCTGCGTGCGCGAAGTGCTCGGACTGAAACGCGCGCCGGAATTCGAAGCGTGGCTGCGCGCGATCCAGATCACGAACGGGCGCGGGATGCTTCAGGAACGCACGCACTGGCCCGCGTTGAACGACTGGATGAGGGCATGA